A DNA window from Daucus carota subsp. sativus chromosome 3, DH1 v3.0, whole genome shotgun sequence contains the following coding sequences:
- the LOC108214252 gene encoding uncharacterized protein LOC108214252 isoform X4, translating to MFLQYIPKIADVQLESTASNLASRHSASSPGLNMSTGGARRPSSSGVPGTRSATPTRRPTLNSASKPVLTSAPKPSSTATSKPSVGNTSKPSRSSTPTSRSTLTSNKPTIPSRSSTPTRSTARSSTPTPISTARSSTPTPRSTARSSTPTARSTERSSITTATSNARSSIPSPSSTARTSTPSSFTARSSTPTARSAARSSTLLVKTSSLPASKPTSRATTPIRRPNTLSTASDSSSPPVKSPSLFPKAATATSRYPVPPRVSSPVVKPRPWKPSEMPGFSLDAPPNLRTSVSERPISATRGKPGLQSIRSSSVEPAPNGKIRRQSCSPSRGRPPNGITVNSRSSVPALSRAYANANDNVSPVMYGTKMVERVMNMRKLAPPRQDDKHSPHSNLSGKSSSPDSSGFGRSLSKKSLDMAMRHMDIRRSIPGNLRPLMTNIPASSVYSVRSGPAPRSRIVGVSDSPVATSSNASSEVSVNNNALCMDRSEIEDDINSERGPPPASVLGSSLLAVRVEELLTTSVG from the exons ATGTTCCTGCAATACATCCCTAAG ATAGCAGATGTCCAGCTGGAGTCTACTGCAAGCAACTTAGCATCCAGACATTCTGCTTCATCTCCTGGGTTGAATATGTCTACTGGAGGAGCTAGGAGGCCCTCCTCATCTGGGGTTCCAGGGACGAGGTCTGCTACACCAACTCGACGCCCCACTTTGAACTCGGCATCTAAGCCAGTATTGACCTCAGCCCCTAAGCCCTCATCGACTGCTACATCTAAACCCTCAGTTGGTAATACATCTAAGCCTTCAAGGTCTTCAACACCCACCTCTCGTTCCACTTTAACCTCAAATAAGCCCACAATTCCTTCGAGATCTTCAACACCAACAAGGTCTACTGCAAGATCTTCAACACCTACACCCATATCAACCGCAAGATCTTCAACACCTACGCCCAGATCAACTGCAAGATCTTCCACACCTACAGCCAGGTCTACTGAAAGATCCTCAATAACTACAGCTACTTCTAATGCTAGATCTTCAATACCTTCACCTAGTTCTACTGCAAGAACTTCAACACCATCTAGTTTTACTGCAAGATCTTCAACCCCTACAGCTAGGTCAGCTGCAAGATCTTCAACACTGCTGGTTAAAACCTCTTCATTACCTGCATCCAAGCCAACATCTAGGGCAACAACGCCAATTCGCAGACCAAACACATTATCAACAGCATCAGATTCATCTTCTCCTCCGGTTAAGTCTCCTTCTTTGTTCCCTAAGGCAGCTACTGCTACTTCTAGGTATCCAGTGCCTCCACGTGTTAGTTCTCCGGTAGTGAAACCGAGACCATGGAAACCTTCAGAGATGCCTGGTTTTTCTCTAGATGCACCACCAAATTTACGGACCTCAGTTTCTGAGAGACCTATCTCAGCTACTAGGGGTAAGCCTGGATTACAAAGTATTCGATCTTCATCAGTCGAGCCTGCTCCTAATGGAAAGATTAGACGTCAATCATGTTCTCCCTCAAGAGGAAGACCTCCAAACGGCATAACTGTCAACAGCAGAAGCTCCGTTCCTGCACTGAGTCGTGCATATGCTAATGCTAATGATAATGTGAGCCCTGTCATGTACGGAACGAAGATGGTTGAAAGGGTGATGAATATGCGGAAACTGGCACCACCGAGACAAGATGACAAACATTCCCCCCACAGTAACTTATCTGGAAAGTCCTCATCCCCCGACAGCTCGGGCTTTGGACGATCTCTCTCTAAGAAATCCTTGGACATGGCTATGAGGCATATG GATATAAGACGAAGTATTCCAGGCAATCTAAGGCCGTTGATGACAAATATTCCTGCATCTTCCGTGTATAGTGTGAGATCAGGCCCTGCACCAAGAAGCAGGATAGTTGGAGTTTCAGATTCGCCTGTTGCCACAAGCAGTAACGCTAGTTCAGAAGTAAGTGTTAATAACAATGCTCTATGCATGGACAGAAGTGAAATAGAGGATGATATTAATAGTGAAAGAGGGCCCCCCCCTGCAAGTGTGCTAGGAAG TTCTCTTCTGGCAGTTAGAGTGGAAGAGTTATTGACCACTTCAGTGGGTTGA
- the LOC108214252 gene encoding uncharacterized protein LOC108214252 isoform X1, with translation MSFRVPGLPMRMIDKEDELALFLEMTKIEKERDSVFLRNSDELDASLGMTGSSPIYDIAASLGPALKTASDEFLNSEGDKNDYEWLLSPPGTPLFPSLEMESQHTFTSETGIPETHPIASKSRIADVQLESTASNLASRHSASSPGLNMSTGGARRPSSSGVPGTRSATPTRRPTLNSASKPVLTSAPKPSSTATSKPSVGNTSKPSRSSTPTSRSTLTSNKPTIPSRSSTPTRSTARSSTPTPISTARSSTPTPRSTARSSTPTARSTERSSITTATSNARSSIPSPSSTARTSTPSSFTARSSTPTARSAARSSTLLVKTSSLPASKPTSRATTPIRRPNTLSTASDSSSPPVKSPSLFPKAATATSRYPVPPRVSSPVVKPRPWKPSEMPGFSLDAPPNLRTSVSERPISATRGKPGLQSIRSSSVEPAPNGKIRRQSCSPSRGRPPNGITVNSRSSVPALSRAYANANDNVSPVMYGTKMVERVMNMRKLAPPRQDDKHSPHSNLSGKSSSPDSSGFGRSLSKKSLDMAMRHMDIRRSIPGNLRPLMTNIPASSVYSVRSGPAPRSRIVGVSDSPVATSSNASSEVSVNNNALCMDRSEIEDDINSERGPPPASVLGSSLLAVRVEELLTTSVG, from the exons ATGAGTTTTAGGGTTCCGGGACTGCCAATGAGGATGATTGATAAAGAAGATGAGCTTGCTTTGTTTCTCGAGATGACGAAAATTGAGAAAGAACGTGACTCGGTTTTCTTGCGTAACTCGGACGAGTTGGATGCTTCACTCG GAATGACGGGGAGTTCTCCAATATATGATATTGCAGCGAGTTTAGGACCTGCACTGAAGACTGCATCTGATGAGTTTTTAAACTCGGAGGGTGATAAGAATGATTATGAATG GCTACTATCCCCTCCTGGAACTCCTCTCTTCCCTTCATTGGAGATGGAATCACAACATACCTTTACGAGTGAGACTGGAATTCCTGAAACTCATCCAATTGCATCAAAATCTAGA ATAGCAGATGTCCAGCTGGAGTCTACTGCAAGCAACTTAGCATCCAGACATTCTGCTTCATCTCCTGGGTTGAATATGTCTACTGGAGGAGCTAGGAGGCCCTCCTCATCTGGGGTTCCAGGGACGAGGTCTGCTACACCAACTCGACGCCCCACTTTGAACTCGGCATCTAAGCCAGTATTGACCTCAGCCCCTAAGCCCTCATCGACTGCTACATCTAAACCCTCAGTTGGTAATACATCTAAGCCTTCAAGGTCTTCAACACCCACCTCTCGTTCCACTTTAACCTCAAATAAGCCCACAATTCCTTCGAGATCTTCAACACCAACAAGGTCTACTGCAAGATCTTCAACACCTACACCCATATCAACCGCAAGATCTTCAACACCTACGCCCAGATCAACTGCAAGATCTTCCACACCTACAGCCAGGTCTACTGAAAGATCCTCAATAACTACAGCTACTTCTAATGCTAGATCTTCAATACCTTCACCTAGTTCTACTGCAAGAACTTCAACACCATCTAGTTTTACTGCAAGATCTTCAACCCCTACAGCTAGGTCAGCTGCAAGATCTTCAACACTGCTGGTTAAAACCTCTTCATTACCTGCATCCAAGCCAACATCTAGGGCAACAACGCCAATTCGCAGACCAAACACATTATCAACAGCATCAGATTCATCTTCTCCTCCGGTTAAGTCTCCTTCTTTGTTCCCTAAGGCAGCTACTGCTACTTCTAGGTATCCAGTGCCTCCACGTGTTAGTTCTCCGGTAGTGAAACCGAGACCATGGAAACCTTCAGAGATGCCTGGTTTTTCTCTAGATGCACCACCAAATTTACGGACCTCAGTTTCTGAGAGACCTATCTCAGCTACTAGGGGTAAGCCTGGATTACAAAGTATTCGATCTTCATCAGTCGAGCCTGCTCCTAATGGAAAGATTAGACGTCAATCATGTTCTCCCTCAAGAGGAAGACCTCCAAACGGCATAACTGTCAACAGCAGAAGCTCCGTTCCTGCACTGAGTCGTGCATATGCTAATGCTAATGATAATGTGAGCCCTGTCATGTACGGAACGAAGATGGTTGAAAGGGTGATGAATATGCGGAAACTGGCACCACCGAGACAAGATGACAAACATTCCCCCCACAGTAACTTATCTGGAAAGTCCTCATCCCCCGACAGCTCGGGCTTTGGACGATCTCTCTCTAAGAAATCCTTGGACATGGCTATGAGGCATATG GATATAAGACGAAGTATTCCAGGCAATCTAAGGCCGTTGATGACAAATATTCCTGCATCTTCCGTGTATAGTGTGAGATCAGGCCCTGCACCAAGAAGCAGGATAGTTGGAGTTTCAGATTCGCCTGTTGCCACAAGCAGTAACGCTAGTTCAGAAGTAAGTGTTAATAACAATGCTCTATGCATGGACAGAAGTGAAATAGAGGATGATATTAATAGTGAAAGAGGGCCCCCCCCTGCAAGTGTGCTAGGAAG TTCTCTTCTGGCAGTTAGAGTGGAAGAGTTATTGACCACTTCAGTGGGTTGA
- the LOC108214252 gene encoding uncharacterized protein LOC108214252 isoform X3: MSFRVPGLPMRMIDKEDELALFLEMTKIEKERDSVFLRNSDELDASLGMTGSSPIYDIAASLGPALKTASDEFLNSEGDKNDYEWLLSPPGTPLFPSLEMESQHTFTSETGIPETHPIASKSRIADVQLESTASNLASRHSASSPGLNMSTGGARRPSSSGVPGTRSATPTRRPTLNSASKPVLTSAPKPSSTATSKPSVGNTSKPSRSSTPTSRSTLTSNKPTIPSRSSTPTRSTARSSTPTPISTARSSTPTPRSTARSSTPTARSTERSSITTATSNARSSIPSPSSTARTSTPSSFTARSSTPTARSAARSSTLLVKTSSLPASKPTSRATTPIRRPNTLSTASDSSSPPVKSPSLFPKAATATSRYPVPPRVSSPVVKPRPWKPSEMPGFSLDAPPNLRTSVSERPISATRGKPGLQSIRSSSVEPAPNGKIRRQSCSPSRGRPPNGITVNSRSSVPALSRAYANANDNVSPVMYGTKMVERVMNMRKLAPPRQDDKHSPHSNLSGKSSSPDSSGFGRSLSKKSLDMAMRHMDIRRSIPGNLRPLMTNIPASSVYSVRSGPAPRSRIVGVSDSPVATSSNASSEVSVNNNALCMDRSEIEDDINSERGPPPASVLGS; this comes from the exons ATGAGTTTTAGGGTTCCGGGACTGCCAATGAGGATGATTGATAAAGAAGATGAGCTTGCTTTGTTTCTCGAGATGACGAAAATTGAGAAAGAACGTGACTCGGTTTTCTTGCGTAACTCGGACGAGTTGGATGCTTCACTCG GAATGACGGGGAGTTCTCCAATATATGATATTGCAGCGAGTTTAGGACCTGCACTGAAGACTGCATCTGATGAGTTTTTAAACTCGGAGGGTGATAAGAATGATTATGAATG GCTACTATCCCCTCCTGGAACTCCTCTCTTCCCTTCATTGGAGATGGAATCACAACATACCTTTACGAGTGAGACTGGAATTCCTGAAACTCATCCAATTGCATCAAAATCTAGA ATAGCAGATGTCCAGCTGGAGTCTACTGCAAGCAACTTAGCATCCAGACATTCTGCTTCATCTCCTGGGTTGAATATGTCTACTGGAGGAGCTAGGAGGCCCTCCTCATCTGGGGTTCCAGGGACGAGGTCTGCTACACCAACTCGACGCCCCACTTTGAACTCGGCATCTAAGCCAGTATTGACCTCAGCCCCTAAGCCCTCATCGACTGCTACATCTAAACCCTCAGTTGGTAATACATCTAAGCCTTCAAGGTCTTCAACACCCACCTCTCGTTCCACTTTAACCTCAAATAAGCCCACAATTCCTTCGAGATCTTCAACACCAACAAGGTCTACTGCAAGATCTTCAACACCTACACCCATATCAACCGCAAGATCTTCAACACCTACGCCCAGATCAACTGCAAGATCTTCCACACCTACAGCCAGGTCTACTGAAAGATCCTCAATAACTACAGCTACTTCTAATGCTAGATCTTCAATACCTTCACCTAGTTCTACTGCAAGAACTTCAACACCATCTAGTTTTACTGCAAGATCTTCAACCCCTACAGCTAGGTCAGCTGCAAGATCTTCAACACTGCTGGTTAAAACCTCTTCATTACCTGCATCCAAGCCAACATCTAGGGCAACAACGCCAATTCGCAGACCAAACACATTATCAACAGCATCAGATTCATCTTCTCCTCCGGTTAAGTCTCCTTCTTTGTTCCCTAAGGCAGCTACTGCTACTTCTAGGTATCCAGTGCCTCCACGTGTTAGTTCTCCGGTAGTGAAACCGAGACCATGGAAACCTTCAGAGATGCCTGGTTTTTCTCTAGATGCACCACCAAATTTACGGACCTCAGTTTCTGAGAGACCTATCTCAGCTACTAGGGGTAAGCCTGGATTACAAAGTATTCGATCTTCATCAGTCGAGCCTGCTCCTAATGGAAAGATTAGACGTCAATCATGTTCTCCCTCAAGAGGAAGACCTCCAAACGGCATAACTGTCAACAGCAGAAGCTCCGTTCCTGCACTGAGTCGTGCATATGCTAATGCTAATGATAATGTGAGCCCTGTCATGTACGGAACGAAGATGGTTGAAAGGGTGATGAATATGCGGAAACTGGCACCACCGAGACAAGATGACAAACATTCCCCCCACAGTAACTTATCTGGAAAGTCCTCATCCCCCGACAGCTCGGGCTTTGGACGATCTCTCTCTAAGAAATCCTTGGACATGGCTATGAGGCATATG GATATAAGACGAAGTATTCCAGGCAATCTAAGGCCGTTGATGACAAATATTCCTGCATCTTCCGTGTATAGTGTGAGATCAGGCCCTGCACCAAGAAGCAGGATAGTTGGAGTTTCAGATTCGCCTGTTGCCACAAGCAGTAACGCTAGTTCAGAAGTAAGTGTTAATAACAATGCTCTATGCATGGACAGAAGTGAAATAGAGGATGATATTAATAGTGAAAGAGGGCCCCCCCCTGCAAGTGTGCTAGGAAG TTAG
- the LOC108214252 gene encoding uncharacterized protein LOC108214252 isoform X2 codes for MSFRVPGLPMRMIDKEDELALFLEMTKIEKERDSVFLRNSDELDASLGMTGSSPIYDIAASLGPALKTASDEFLNSEGDKNDYEWLLSPPGTPLFPSLEMESQHTFTSETGIPETHPIASKSRIADVQLESTASNLASRHSASSPGLNMSTGGARRPSSSGVPGTRSATPTRRPTLNSASKPVLTSAPKPSSTATSKPSVGNTSKPSRSSTPTSRSTLTSNKPTIPSRSSTPTRSTARSSTPTPISTARSSTPTPRSTARSSTPTARSTERSSITTATSNARSSIPSPSSTARTSTPSSFTARSSTPTARSAARSSTLLVKTSSLPASKPTSRATTPIRRPNTLSTASDSSSPPVKSPSLFPKAATATSRYPVPPRVSSPVVKPRPWKPSEMPGFSLDAPPNLRTSVSERPISATRGKPGLQSIRSSSVEPAPNGKIRRQSCSPSRGRPPNGITVNSRSSVPALSRAYANANDNVSPVMYGTKMVERVMNMRKLAPPRQDDKHSPHSNLSGKSSSPDSSGFGRSLSKKSLDMAMRHMDIRRSIPGNLRPLMTNIPASSVYSVRSGPAPRSRIVGVSDSPVATSSNASSEVSVNNNALCMDRSEIEDDINSERGPPPASVLGR; via the exons ATGAGTTTTAGGGTTCCGGGACTGCCAATGAGGATGATTGATAAAGAAGATGAGCTTGCTTTGTTTCTCGAGATGACGAAAATTGAGAAAGAACGTGACTCGGTTTTCTTGCGTAACTCGGACGAGTTGGATGCTTCACTCG GAATGACGGGGAGTTCTCCAATATATGATATTGCAGCGAGTTTAGGACCTGCACTGAAGACTGCATCTGATGAGTTTTTAAACTCGGAGGGTGATAAGAATGATTATGAATG GCTACTATCCCCTCCTGGAACTCCTCTCTTCCCTTCATTGGAGATGGAATCACAACATACCTTTACGAGTGAGACTGGAATTCCTGAAACTCATCCAATTGCATCAAAATCTAGA ATAGCAGATGTCCAGCTGGAGTCTACTGCAAGCAACTTAGCATCCAGACATTCTGCTTCATCTCCTGGGTTGAATATGTCTACTGGAGGAGCTAGGAGGCCCTCCTCATCTGGGGTTCCAGGGACGAGGTCTGCTACACCAACTCGACGCCCCACTTTGAACTCGGCATCTAAGCCAGTATTGACCTCAGCCCCTAAGCCCTCATCGACTGCTACATCTAAACCCTCAGTTGGTAATACATCTAAGCCTTCAAGGTCTTCAACACCCACCTCTCGTTCCACTTTAACCTCAAATAAGCCCACAATTCCTTCGAGATCTTCAACACCAACAAGGTCTACTGCAAGATCTTCAACACCTACACCCATATCAACCGCAAGATCTTCAACACCTACGCCCAGATCAACTGCAAGATCTTCCACACCTACAGCCAGGTCTACTGAAAGATCCTCAATAACTACAGCTACTTCTAATGCTAGATCTTCAATACCTTCACCTAGTTCTACTGCAAGAACTTCAACACCATCTAGTTTTACTGCAAGATCTTCAACCCCTACAGCTAGGTCAGCTGCAAGATCTTCAACACTGCTGGTTAAAACCTCTTCATTACCTGCATCCAAGCCAACATCTAGGGCAACAACGCCAATTCGCAGACCAAACACATTATCAACAGCATCAGATTCATCTTCTCCTCCGGTTAAGTCTCCTTCTTTGTTCCCTAAGGCAGCTACTGCTACTTCTAGGTATCCAGTGCCTCCACGTGTTAGTTCTCCGGTAGTGAAACCGAGACCATGGAAACCTTCAGAGATGCCTGGTTTTTCTCTAGATGCACCACCAAATTTACGGACCTCAGTTTCTGAGAGACCTATCTCAGCTACTAGGGGTAAGCCTGGATTACAAAGTATTCGATCTTCATCAGTCGAGCCTGCTCCTAATGGAAAGATTAGACGTCAATCATGTTCTCCCTCAAGAGGAAGACCTCCAAACGGCATAACTGTCAACAGCAGAAGCTCCGTTCCTGCACTGAGTCGTGCATATGCTAATGCTAATGATAATGTGAGCCCTGTCATGTACGGAACGAAGATGGTTGAAAGGGTGATGAATATGCGGAAACTGGCACCACCGAGACAAGATGACAAACATTCCCCCCACAGTAACTTATCTGGAAAGTCCTCATCCCCCGACAGCTCGGGCTTTGGACGATCTCTCTCTAAGAAATCCTTGGACATGGCTATGAGGCATATG GATATAAGACGAAGTATTCCAGGCAATCTAAGGCCGTTGATGACAAATATTCCTGCATCTTCCGTGTATAGTGTGAGATCAGGCCCTGCACCAAGAAGCAGGATAGTTGGAGTTTCAGATTCGCCTGTTGCCACAAGCAGTAACGCTAGTTCAGAAGTAAGTGTTAATAACAATGCTCTATGCATGGACAGAAGTGAAATAGAGGATGATATTAATAGTGAAAGAGGGCCCCCCCCTGCAAGTGTGCTAGGAAGGTAA
- the LOC108214253 gene encoding protein yippee-like codes for MGRLFLVNLEGKIYSCKHCHTHLALCDSIVSKSFHCRHGKAYLFSRVVNVTLGPKEERMMMTGLHTVADIFCVKCGSIVGWTYETAKEKSQKYKEGKSVLERFKISGPDGTNYWVNHEAHVSGSDADDV; via the exons ATGGGGAGATTGTTTTTGGTGAATCTTGAAGGAAAGATCTATAGTTGCAAGCACTGCCATACTCATCTTGCTCTATGTGACAGCATAGTTTCAAAg TCATTTCACTGCAGGCATGGTAAAGCTTATCTCTTCAGCAGGGT AGTGAACGTCACTCTTGGGCCGAAGGAAGAACGGATGATGATGACTGGATTGCATACTGTTGCTGACATCTTCTGTGTGAAATGTGGGTCAATTGTCGGTTGGACATAT GAGACTGCGAAGGAAAAAAGCCAAAAGTACAAGGAAGGAAAATCGGTCCTGGAAAG GTTTAAGATTTCTGGCCCTGACGGAACTAATTATTGGGTGAATCATGAAGCTCATGTCAGTGGAAGTGACGCTGATGATGTTTAA